One Gordonia pseudamarae genomic window, CTGTACGTGGCCGCCAAGGAGTTGCAGGCCCCGTACGAGTTGGTCGCCGAGGTCGCCGAGATCGGCAAGCTGCCGGTGACACTGTTCACCGCGGGCGGTATCGCCACCCCGGCCGACGCGGCCATGATGATGCAACTCGGTGCCGAGGGCGTGTTCGTCGGATCGGGTATCTTCAAATCCGGCAACCCGGCGCAACGGGCCGCGGCGATCGTTCAGGCCACCACCTTCCACGACGACCCCGATGTGCTGGCCAAGGTGTCACGCGGACTGGGTGAGGCGATGGTCGGTATCAACGTCGACGACATTCCGCAGCCGCACCGACTGGCCGAGCGCGGCTGGTAGGGCCGGGTAACGCAACGATGGGCGCATCCGAGGGAGACTCAGTGGACCTGATCATTCGCGATGACTCTCGCTGCGGAACCGACATCGTCGGGCCGCTGAGTCTGAGCTGGGCGGCCAACAGTGATGTCGGCCGGGTCCGTGAGTCCAACGAGGATGCGGCCTCGGTCCGTCCGGGTAAGTATTTCGTCGCCGACGGAATGGGCGGGCACGAGAGCGGTGAGGTCGCCAGCGAGACGGCGTTGCGCGCGTTCGACGACGTCGAGTGCGGTGGTGACCGTACTCAGACGCAGACCGCACTGATCGATCTGCTGTCCACCGCGCAACAGCAGATAGACGAGATCGATCCGGGGGCGCACCGGCGCGCGGGCACCACCGCCACCGGTGTCGTTCTGGTCACCCACGAGGACCGCCCGCACTGGCTGGTACTCAACATCGGCGATTCGCGCACCTACCGGTACGCCCAGGGGGTGCTCGAACAGGTCACGGTCGACCATTCGCAGGTCCAGGAGTTCGTCGACGCCGGGTTCATCACCGCCGAGCAGGCCCGCACCGACCCCCGCCGCAACGTGATAACCCGGGCCCTGGGCGCCGGGATGATCGCACCGGAGGCCGACTTCTACTCGTTCCCCGCCGTGGCGGGCGATGTGCTGTTGATGTGCACCGACGGTCTGACCGGTGAACTGCCCGATGGTGAGATCGAGGCGATTCTGGCCGATATGCCCTCACCGCAGGAGGCGGTCACCACGTTGATCGCCGGTGCGCACGCGCTCGGCGCGCACGACAACGTCACCGTCGTCGTCGTGGCCGTCGCCCAGGCGTCCGACGGTGCCGATGCCGTCGTCATCGATACGAACATCGCCGCCGCCACGGACACCGACGCCCCGGCCGATCCGGCGGCCGCGGTGAGCCCGAACGGTGGAACACAACCCGAAGCGGCCGAGGGCCCGTCGGTGTGAGCACCGCGGTCGTCGAATACTGCGGGGAGCAGTTCCCGCTGGGGATGGGGGCACGGTTCTCGATCGGCCGCGAGGCCGACCTGACCATCGACGACAACCCGTATCTGCATCGCCGGTTCCTGCTCGTGTACCACCTGAACGAGTTGTGGTGGCTGAGCAACCTCGGCACGCACCTGTCGGTGAGTGTGTCCGCCGGTGACGGTTTCACCGCGACGCTGGGGCCGGGGGCGCAGATGCCGCTGGTGTACGGGGTGTCGACGATCGTGTTCACCGCCGGTCCCACCACCTACGAACTCAGTGTGCACACCCCGCAGCCCAGTGTCGGTGCGGTCACCGGGCCCGCGGTCATCAGCGGTACCACCACCCAGGGCGTACCGATGCTCACCGAGAGCCAGAAACTGCTGATCGTGGTGCTCGCCGAGGAGATCCTGCGCCGCGACGGCACCGGTGCCAGTTCGATCCCGACATCGGCGCAGGCCGCGGCCCGGTTGGGCTGGTCGATCACCAAGTTCAACCGCAAACTCGACAACGTATGCGACAAACTCGACCAGCTGGGCGTCTCCGGTATGCGCGCCGGCGGCGGTCGGCTCGCCACCAACCGCCGGGCCAAACTCGTCGAGTACGCGGTGGCCTCCCGGATCGTCTCGCGTGCCGATCTACCCATGATCGATGCCGAGGCGGCGCGCAATCAGGTGCACTGACCCAATGAAAGTGCTCTGACCTGCGTTTTTGACATGGGTAGTACTACCCATGTGATGGGGAGATCTACCCATCGACCGACGGGCCGCGACGCCATAGCGTTCTTGCCATGACGACGACAACCACCTCGCACCCGCAGACCTCC contains:
- a CDS encoding PP2C family protein-serine/threonine phosphatase, translated to MDLIIRDDSRCGTDIVGPLSLSWAANSDVGRVRESNEDAASVRPGKYFVADGMGGHESGEVASETALRAFDDVECGGDRTQTQTALIDLLSTAQQQIDEIDPGAHRRAGTTATGVVLVTHEDRPHWLVLNIGDSRTYRYAQGVLEQVTVDHSQVQEFVDAGFITAEQARTDPRRNVITRALGAGMIAPEADFYSFPAVAGDVLLMCTDGLTGELPDGEIEAILADMPSPQEAVTTLIAGAHALGAHDNVTVVVVAVAQASDGADAVVIDTNIAAATDTDAPADPAAAVSPNGGTQPEAAEGPSV